One Pararge aegeria chromosome 4, ilParAegt1.1, whole genome shotgun sequence DNA segment encodes these proteins:
- the LOC120637923 gene encoding uncharacterized protein LOC120637923, translating into MSVLNKVTTFCVFCVIFAHGYEDFFQENRRLSKAIVEAFQDTHFDKELLFDLKKENQVYLNRTMSLLIKYIVKREVDNYRSRRTDAISRRVYSSLIMKLIDIAKDLPRNSSAASRIDTAHRYYMSVETRDMHDQMADVQVFHACARLYDVMFTAPRIIADLGNLDDLTPRLLVKKLKDMEIKPVHLGVALLIQYHLRNTASFVIRAKALEVLATKPEMVGPQVIDMLKALASRLLPVAELLDIHLAHSSPAFKDTCPSTWLGIFNNKQP; encoded by the exons ATGAGTGTGCTCAACAAAGTGACgacattttgtgttttttgcGTAATTTTTGCCCACGGCTACGAG GACTTCTTCCAAGAAAACCGCCGCCTATCTAAAGCCATCGTCGAGGCGTTCCAAGACACTCACTTTGACAAGGAGCTGCTTTTCGATCTGAAGAAGGAGAACCAAGTGTACCTTAATCGCACCATGTCTCTACTCATCAAATATATTGTCAAACG ggAGGTGGACAACTACCGCTCGCGACGCACCGACGCCATCAGTCGCCGCGTCTACTCCTCGCTCATCATGAAACTCATTGACATTGCCAAG GATCTGCCGCGAAACTCCAGCGCCGCGAGCCGCATCGACACGGCGCACCGCTACTACATGTCGGTGGAGACACGCGATATGCACGACCAGATGGCTGACGTGCAGGTGTTCCACGCATGCGCGCGCCTCTACGACGTGATGTTCACT GCTCCTCGAATTATAGCTGATCTGGGTAACCTAGACGATTTGACGCCCAGACTTCTCGTGAAAAAACTAAAGGACATGGAAATAAAACCTGTCCACTTGGGCGTTGCGTTACTTATTCAG TACCATCTACGAAACACAGCCAGCTTCGTGATCAGAGCCAAAGCCCTGGAAGTACTGGCGACAAAGCCAGAAATGGTTGGTCCGCAAGTCATAGACATGCTGAAAGCTTTGGCATCGAGGCTTTTACCGGTAGCTGAGTTGCTGGACATACATCTTGCGCACTCCAGCCCCGCTTTCAAGGACACCTGCCCGTCCACGTGGCTTGGcatctttaataataaacaaccaTAA